A genomic window from Camelina sativa cultivar DH55 chromosome 2, Cs, whole genome shotgun sequence includes:
- the LOC104740955 gene encoding major pollen allergen Ole e 10-like — MSSQLLTFFLLLSAVAIPVVTSNRQWCIAKYTASTEQLQANIDYACSFNNVDCRPIQPGGSCYEPNTLLDHASYAMNFYYQNNGRIDSACSFGRTGCFIFNDPSHGSCVYYT, encoded by the coding sequence atgTCATCGCAGCTGTTAACATTCTTTCTCCTTCTATCTGCTGTGGCGATTCCTGTCGTGACTAGCAACAGACAATGGTGTATAGCGAAGTACACTGCGTCGACCGAACAGTTACAAGCTAATATCGATTATGCTTGTAGCTTTAATAATGTTGACTGTAGACCGATCCAGCCCGGTGGAAGTTGCTATGAACCTAATACTTTACTAGACCATGCATCGTATGCCATGAACttttattatcaaaataatggTCGTATCGATAGTGCTTGCAGTTTTGGCAGAACGGGCTGTTTTATTTTTAACGACCCAAGTCACGGTTCATGTGTCTACTACACTTGA